The sequence CTATCAGGACCGCGGGCTCTGGGGCGGCATTATCCTGCTCGGCTACGCGCGCAACAACAACACCAGCGGCATCTCCGACATCGAGGGCGTCAACGAGATCCTCTCCGGCGACCCGCGCATCGTCTACGGGTGCACGGGCGATGACTGCAACGACGGCGACTCCTCGGGCTCGCTCCGCTATGTCTCCATCCGCCACACCGGCATCAACATCGGCCAGACGGACGGCAACGAGATCCAGGGCCTCACGCTCGGTTCGGTAGGCTCAGGCACGGAACTGGCCTTCGTCGAGAGCTACGCCTCCGCCGACGACGGCTTCGAATTCTTCGGCGGCACCGTCGACGCCAAGTGGCTTGTCGCCGCGTTCTGCTCGGACGACTCGTTCGACTTCGACCGGGGCTTCCGCGGTCGCGGCCAGTACTGGTTCGCCATTCAGGCTCCAGACCAGGCAGGCGCGCTCGCCGAGCAAGACGGCGCCTCGGGCTCCACGCCGGGCAACACGCCCTTCGCCACGCCGACGTTCTACAACTTCACGCTCATCGGCGCCGGCGTTGGCAATCAGCCAGAGACCGACCGCGGCTCGGCGCTCTACTTCCGCGAGAACTTCGGCGGCAGCTACTACAACTCGGTCATCACCCAGTTCGAGACGGCTGATGGTGGCTTCGCCGTCCGCATCCGCGACGACCTGGAGCCGGACTCGTTCGACCGCTTCCAGGCGGGCGACCTCACACTGGGCAACAACGTGTGGTGGGACTTTGGCAACGACGCCGCCCCGACGACCGACCTGACCTCGCTCGTGCGCTCCGACTCAGACAGCGCGCGCGACGCGATCGTCGCTGGGCTCGGCGCCAACGGCAACACGCTCGTCGACCCGGCCATCGCTGGGGTGGATCGCGCGGCGGTGCCGTCGAACGGGCTCGACCCGCGGCCGCTCAACAACGACAGCCCGCTCGTGACGGGCGCTCGCGCCACGCCGCCCAACGACGGCTTCTTCGACAACGTCGCCTACCTCGGCGCCTTCGGCAGCACCAACTGGCTCGAAGGCTGGACCGCGCTGAGCGACGCCAACTACCTCGGCGACATCTCCGTCGTGCAGGTGGCCAACGAGGACGCGCTGCCCGAGGACGTGTCGGTGTTCGAGGTCTATCCGAACCCGTTCGCGCAGCAGGCAACGGTCCGCTTCGGCGTCGAGAGCGCTCAGGATGTGGACGTCGCGGTGTTCGACATGCTCGGCCGCCGCGTAGCGCAGCTCGCTGCGGGCACGATGGCCGCTGGGTCGCAGGAAGTAACCTTCGAGGGCCACAGCCTGCCGTCGGGCGTCTACTTCGTGCGCGTGCGCACCGAGGCGGGCTCCGCCATCCAGAAGGTGTCGCTCGTCAAGTAAGCGAACATGGCGCTTCGTGCGCCTCTAGATAGTTACCTCCGTAACAGGGGTAGCTCCGAGCGCCGGTCTTCTCGTGGGAGGGGGGCCGGCGCTCATCGTTGTAGGAGCGCCGCCCATCGATGCCGCAGCTACGGATAGAGCGGTATCCGCTCGATGCGGTGAAACGTGATGAAGCCGAAGGCGGGCTGCGGCGGGACGATCGTCACCTCGAAGCGGACAGCCCCGCTCGCTCGGTCGACTTCTACCATCTTGCCGTAGGGCGTGCCCGTGTCGATGACGGCCCCCGGCATGAACATCACGCGGTCGACCTCCGGGTGGATGTCCACGTCCGAGACGATGCGCGAGAAGGTGTCGGTGCCGCGCTCCTTGCCGTACTGCCACACCTGCTGGATCGTCCGCGCGTCGTCGTCGATGTCGTAGAGGACGGCGCGGCTGTAGCGCGGGCCTTGCCCGTCGGGGAGATAGTGTCGGCTGTCGCCGTTATCGAAGAGAGCGAGCGTGCCGTCCGGGAGGAGCGTGGGCGCGTGCTGATACCAGGCCCACTCAAAGTCGGGGTGAGGAGTGGCGCCGTCCAGGACGGCTCCGTCCGTGATGGGCTGCCCCGAAGCGTCGAGCGGCTGGAGGAGCTTGCGGCGCAGGTTGGTGCCGTCGCCCGAGGTGTTCCAGCCGCGGTGCGGTGCCAGAATCCACACTACCTCGTTGTCGCGCGTCAGCTTGACGACGCCTTGCGTCCGTCCTGAGACGAGGATCGCGTCGTCGTCGTCGTCGTAGGCGAGGGCGTTGCCATGGAACCAGTCCACCTCGAGGTCGGCGAAGTCACTGGGCCAGGCGCGGCGTCGGTTGTCGAGCGACTGGTTGAGGTCCCACACCGTCACGATGGCTCCGCTCTCGCGGTCGATCTCGATGACGTGGTCCTCGATGGTCCCAAGCCCCACCTTGTTGACCGTGGCGATGAAGTTGCCGTCCGGCTTCTCGATGACGTTGTGGTGGAAGCTGAAGCCCGGCATGTCCCAGGTGCGCACGATCTCGCCGAGCATCGTCATCTCGTAGATCAGCGAGGTGCTGTTGCTGCCGAAGTAGAGGTTGCCGTTGGCGAGGCGCTCGATGCCGTTGTCGTAGAACAGGTTGCCGAGGACCGGGTCGTCCGTGAAGTCGAGCAGCCAGCGCGTTGCGCCGGTGGCGTCGAACATGAAGGGGCGCTGAGGCACCACGTCGCCGTTGTGGCCGAAGTAGCTGACGAGATTGAGCCCTGGGCGTCCTCCGCTCGCGGGTACGTCGATAAAGATCTGCGGCATCGCGTCGCCGACGCGATCGGTGGTGACAGTGACGGTCGTATCGCCCAGGACGGCCCCGTTGGCGTCGAAGAAGCGCAGCGTGACGGCGTTCTCGGTGGCGGCGTAGAGGCCGAGTACGGGCAGCGCATGCGTCTGCGCGAGGTCGTCGAAGCGGTGCTGCAGCGGGATCCCCGTCGGCCCGCGCCCGGCGATGCGCACCTCCACGGACGTCGGCTGCGTCGTCGTCACGGCCACTTCCGCGGCGAGCGGGGCCACGCCGGTCGGGTTGAGCGTGACCGCTAGCGCTGTCACGAAGTCGAGACCAGCCTCGACGGGTTCGGGGTCCGGCTCGGCTTGGTCACAGGCGGACACTAGCAAAAGCAGCGTGAGAAGGCGGGGGAAGCCGAGAGCACGAAAGCGGATCAACATGGGGAGGAAAGGCAGCGACTCGGGGACAGCCGGAAGGTACACGCGGACCCTCGCCGGAACCTGGCTCGTATACATACGCTCTGGACCGCGTATTGCCGCGCCCGACTGTCGTGCAGTTTGTGCGCCCCTCTGACCTGTGTCACCAACGCTCAACCCTATGCCCAAGCAAAAACCGATTGAACAAGAAGGCGTCGTCACGGAGGCGCTGCCGAACGCGCAGTTCCGCGTGGAGCTGGAGAACGGCCACGAGATCCTCGGCCTCCTCTCCGGCAAGATGCGGAAGTTCTTTATCCGCATCCTCCCCGGCGACCGCGTCAAGGTCGAGATGTCGCCCTACGACCTGACGAAAGGCCGCATCGTCTACCGCTACAAGTAGGTGCAACTCCGCGCGTAGAATTGCGGTGTGTGCGTTTGAAAGTATGAAGGTGTGGACGTCAGAAACGTGCACATGTGCATACGTTCACACCTGGCGTCGAGTCTGGTGCCTAGACGAGATCGAACGGTCCCTAGACACGACCGAGGCGGTCAACGGTTACAGGCCGTCTGCGTCCCCCTCGCCCGACGTAGGCTCGGCGGGGGGCTCGGTCGGCACCCCGTTGGATGACGCCGCGCTGGGTGGCGCCGCGCTGGATGGCGTTTCCTCCGTAGGCATGGCTGCCTCGGCAGAGACCCCGTCGGCGGACGCGTTGTCGCTCGCCTGGCGGGTTTCGAGTTCTTGGCGCAGCGCTTCCAGGCGCTGTTCGAGTTCGTACAACTCGCGCGCGCGCTCCTCCAGCGACTCGTAGGTTTCCGAGAGCGCCCGCTCGCGGATCTCGAAGGGCGCCAGTTCGAGGTAGCCGCGGTCCTCGTAGTAGCCCTTGAACAGGAAGTTGTGCTTGAGCGCCTCCATGTTCTCGGCGAGCCTGAACATGGCGAGGTTGCCCCAGTTGGCTGCGTCCTCCGAGCGCTCCAGCACGAGCATGAGGTCGTTGGCGATGGACCCGAGGCGGGCCGTGGCGTCCTCCACGTTCTCGTAGACGCTCGGGTCGTTGATGAAGCGCGCGAGCGTGCCGTCGCCCTCGTTGACCTTGCTGATGATCGACTCGATGTTGGCCGAGGCGGTCGCGGCGATCGTGACGAGCGTGTCGGCCTGAGCAGTGATACCCCGGAGCGAGACGCGCGTCTCCTGGGCCGTCGCCACGAGGCCATCGTAGAGAGCGGGATCGTAGATGAAGCGGCCGAGGGTGCCCTCGCCCGTCTGGATGTCCTGCATGATGCTCGTGAGCGTGACCGTCACCGAGTCGAAGCGCGACACCGAGTCGAAGAGCCGGTCGGAGACCTCGCTGAGGTCGAGCGGGTCCACGCCCGCGATGCTCCCGCCTTCCGCCACCGGGGGCTCTAGCTCAGAGCCCGCCGTGATCGAGACGATCACGCTGCCGACGAGGCCGTCGGTCTGGATGAGCGCGCGCGAGTCCTCACGGATGAGGTGCTGGGCGTCCTCGCGGATCTCCATCATCACCGTAATGGGCCCCCCGGGACGTGCCGGAAGCTGTACGCGCTCCACGCGCCCAACGTTGATGCCTTGATACAACACCTGCCCGCCGCTGAGCAGGCCCGCCACGCGGCCAAACTCGGCCTGCACGCGGAAGGTGTCCGAGAAGAGGAACGTGCGGTTGGCGATGATGAACAGACCAAGCACGAACGCGGCAATCCCCGCGATCATGAGCAGTCCGAGCCGAGCCTGTCGAGACATGAGGGAAGGAAGAAGTAGGAAGTTAGAAGTGGAAGACTGTTTGGATGTTCGAGGTGGGTAGGACGCGTCGAGGAACCGTACTTCTCACTTCAAACTTTTCACTTCTCACCTCAAGGCTCGTTGCCGAAGAACTCGCGGAGGGCGGGGTGCGACGAGTGTTTGAGTTGGTCCAGGCTCCCGCTCTCGGCGATTTGGCCGTCGTAGAGGAAGTGGGCGCGGTCGGTAATGATACTCGCCGCCAGGAGGTCGTGCGTGATCGCGAGCGACGAGATGCCGAGCGTGTCGCGCAGCTCGACGATGAGCTCGCTCACGACGCGCACGCTCACGGGGTCGAGGCCCGTCGTCGGCTCGTCGTAGAGGATGATCTCGGGCTTGAGGATGAGCGCGCGCGCCAGCCCGATGCGCTTCTTCTGGCCGCCGGAGAGCTCGGCCGGATACTGTGCCCCCTTCTCGGGCAGCTTCACCGCCGTGAGCAACTCGTCGATGCGGTCGTCCTTTTCGCCCTTCGACATCTTCGTGTGGCGGTCGAGGAAGAAGCGCATGTTCTCGTAGACCGTCATCGAGTCGAAGAGCGCGCCGCCCTGGAAGAGGTAGCCGATGGCGAGACGGTTTCGGTCGAGCGCGTCGCCGGTGAGCAGGTCTACGCGCTCGCCCTTGACCCACACCTCGCCGGCGTCGGGCCGCAGCAGCCCGACGATGTGCTTCGTGAGCACGCTCTTGCCCGTGCCCGAGCCGCCGAGGATCACGCCCGACGTGCCGCGCTCCAACTCCACGCTCACGCCGCGCAGCACCTCCTTCGTCCCGAAGGCCTTGTGCACGTTCCGCATCGCCACGATGAGGTGATCCGACGGTGGCGGCGAGCCCCCCGTCACCGGAGCTTGGTCAACGTCTTTGGCTTTAGCAAGCACAGCCGAGGTGGGAAGTTGGAGGTGAGAAGTTCGAAGTGGCGGCCATCTTGGAAGGTCGAAGAGAACGATCACGCAACGCGCTAGCTCTCACTTCCTACTTCGACCTGCTCACTTCTGCTAGACGGATTCGCTAACGTCGCCGAAGATCATCAGGGAGAGGCGGACGATGACCACGTCGGCGAGGATGATGAGGAGCGACGAGACGACGACGGCGCGCATCGCGGCCTGGCCGACTTCGCGGGTGCCGCCGCGCACGGTGTAGCCCAGGAAGCACGACGTGATGCCGACCAGGAAGCCGAACACGCTCGTCTTCATCGTGTCGACGACGATGTCCACGAAGCGGAGGCTGGAAAACGCCTCGTCGATGAAGATGCGGTAGTCCATGCCGGTGGCGAAGCTGTTCTCGATGAACCCGCCGACGAGCGCCAGGAAGTCGGTCATCGCGGTCATGATCGGAAACATGATCACGCAGGCGAGCACGCGCGTCACCACGAGGTAGTGGTAGGGCTTGAGCGCTGCCACCTCCAGCGCGTCGATCTGCTCGCTCACCTTCATCGAGCCAATCTCGGCCCCGATGCCCGCGCCGAGCCGCCCGGCTAGCACGAGCGAGGTAAGCACCGGCCCGATCTCTTTGACGACGGAGAGCGCGAGCATGCTCGGGAGGAACATCTCCGCGCCGAAGCGGGCCATCGTGCCGCGGCTCTGCATCGAGAGCACGATGCCGATGGCGAAGCCCGTGGTGCCGGTGAGCAGGAAGCTCTTCGCGCCGACCTCGTCCATCTGCTTGAGCAACTCCTTCCACTCGAAGGGGCGCCGCCAGAAGCGGGCGAAGAAGTGCCAGCCGAACGCGAAGAAGTCGCCCGCTTGGTCGAGGAGGCCGTAGGCGTTGGCTTGCGACGCCTGCAGCCGCTCCGTGGCGCGCTCGGCGAGGCTCTTCTCCTGGAGAATCTTCTCGTTTGCGCGGGTACGCCGGGCATCGCGCAGCCGCTGCGAAAGCGACGCCTCGGGCAGCGCATCGGAGGGCACGTCCTCGGTTGAGGCGTCGTCGTAGTCGGCCATCGGGGCGGCGAGAGGAGGCAGGGCAGAGGGGGGCGTTCCGTTTACGATACGACCTCCCGGAGGTTCATGCAGGAGCGATCGACGAACGGCGGAGGACGGCGGTGTGAAGGCGTGGACGTATGAGCGTGTGGGCGAAGAAGGGCCTCGTCCACACGCTTAGTCCTGCAGGCCTCCGCGCCCGGGAGCAGGGCGAGGTCTCAGTCCCGCCGCAGCGCGCGCGCGGGGTCGATGAGCGCCAACCGGACGGTGTGGTAGCTCACCGTGCCGAGCGCCAGCAGGAGCACCGCGATCGCGGGCCACAGGAACAGCCCCACGCTCAGGTCAATGCGCGCCGCATAGTCTTCCAGCCACCGCCCGACGCCCCACGCCATCAGCGGTACCGCGATCACAAGCGCGAGCGCCACGAGTTTGCCAATGTCGGTGAAGAGCAGCCGCGCGATCTCCGTCGGCTTGGCGCCGAGCACCTTGCGGACGCCCATCTCCTTCGTGCGCTGCCCGGCCGTGTACGCCGCCAGCCCGACCAGGCCCAGGCACGCCACCACGAGCGCGAAGCCCGCGAACACGCCGAAGAGCGTCCCGAAGCGCCGGTCGGCTTCGTAGAGTTGGTTGAACTGCTCGTCCACGAAGCGGTACTCGAACGGGTTGCCAGGAAACACCTCTTCGAAGGAGGCGCGCACGCTAGCGATGGTGCCACCGAGGTCCTCTGAAGCGACGCGGAGGGTAAACCATGCACCACCGTGCCTCGGGAAGAAAAAGAAGGGCGCGATCTCCTCGTGCGCCGACGCCCAGTAGATATTCTCGACGACGCCCACGATGGTGGCCTCGTTGTCCGAGCCTGCGCCGCCCATCAAGATGACCTGGCCGATGGCGAGTTCAGGCGACTCAAAGCCCAACCCGTCAACGGCGGCGCGGTTGAGGACGAGGTCGCTCTCGCTGAACGCGTCCCCGAAGTTGCGCCCGGCGACAAACGTGAGCCCGTACACCTCCGCGAACTCGGCGCTGATCCACACGCCAGTGGCGTAGACTTCCTCGGTAGCAGGCGCGCCGCTGCGGAGAATGCTCGTGCCCCAGTTGTAGCCGTTGCCGGGCACGTTGTCCGACATTGCCACGCCCTGCACAGCGCTCTGCTGTTCGATGCGCTGGGCGAGGGCCTGCATCATCCCCGTGCGCGTGTTCACGCTATCCGTTTCCACGGCGCTCGGACCGCTCACCAGCAGTAGCCGGTCTGCCTCATAGCCGAGGTCGATGGTGCGCAGGTGCTGGACCTGCTGGTAG is a genomic window of Bacteroidota bacterium containing:
- a CDS encoding T9SS type A sorting domain-containing protein, whose product is MYRLFATLLLAALLAPAGWAQVAPTCQATGTDEGRPSCTLTDASLEPGTDYQLDAGTTYILSGIVIVEDGAVLRAPAGTRFKAEAGTGTDATALVVARGGQLIASGTSVEPVIFTSIQDNLDTADFLTYQDRGLWGGIILLGYARNNNTSGISDIEGVNEILSGDPRIVYGCTGDDCNDGDSSGSLRYVSIRHTGINIGQTDGNEIQGLTLGSVGSGTELAFVESYASADDGFEFFGGTVDAKWLVAAFCSDDSFDFDRGFRGRGQYWFAIQAPDQAGALAEQDGASGSTPGNTPFATPTFYNFTLIGAGVGNQPETDRGSALYFRENFGGSYYNSVITQFETADGGFAVRIRDDLEPDSFDRFQAGDLTLGNNVWWDFGNDAAPTTDLTSLVRSDSDSARDAIVAGLGANGNTLVDPAIAGVDRAAVPSNGLDPRPLNNDSPLVTGARATPPNDGFFDNVAYLGAFGSTNWLEGWTALSDANYLGDISVVQVANEDALPEDVSVFEVYPNPFAQQATVRFGVESAQDVDVAVFDMLGRRVAQLAAGTMAAGSQEVTFEGHSLPSGVYFVRVRTEAGSAIQKVSLVK
- a CDS encoding aryl-sulfate sulfotransferase, with amino-acid sequence MLIRFRALGFPRLLTLLLLVSACDQAEPDPEPVEAGLDFVTALAVTLNPTGVAPLAAEVAVTTTQPTSVEVRIAGRGPTGIPLQHRFDDLAQTHALPVLGLYAATENAVTLRFFDANGAVLGDTTVTVTTDRVGDAMPQIFIDVPASGGRPGLNLVSYFGHNGDVVPQRPFMFDATGATRWLLDFTDDPVLGNLFYDNGIERLANGNLYFGSNSTSLIYEMTMLGEIVRTWDMPGFSFHHNVIEKPDGNFIATVNKVGLGTIEDHVIEIDRESGAIVTVWDLNQSLDNRRRAWPSDFADLEVDWFHGNALAYDDDDDAILVSGRTQGVVKLTRDNEVVWILAPHRGWNTSGDGTNLRRKLLQPLDASGQPITDGAVLDGATPHPDFEWAWYQHAPTLLPDGTLALFDNGDSRHYLPDGQGPRYSRAVLYDIDDDARTIQQVWQYGKERGTDTFSRIVSDVDIHPEVDRVMFMPGAVIDTGTPYGKMVEVDRASGAVRFEVTIVPPQPAFGFITFHRIERIPLYP
- the infA gene encoding translation initiation factor IF-1, with protein sequence MPKQKPIEQEGVVTEALPNAQFRVELENGHEILGLLSGKMRKFFIRILPGDRVKVEMSPYDLTKGRIVYRYK
- a CDS encoding MlaD family protein, which produces MSRQARLGLLMIAGIAAFVLGLFIIANRTFLFSDTFRVQAEFGRVAGLLSGGQVLYQGINVGRVERVQLPARPGGPITVMMEIREDAQHLIREDSRALIQTDGLVGSVIVSITAGSELEPPVAEGGSIAGVDPLDLSEVSDRLFDSVSRFDSVTVTLTSIMQDIQTGEGTLGRFIYDPALYDGLVATAQETRVSLRGITAQADTLVTIAATASANIESIISKVNEGDGTLARFINDPSVYENVEDATARLGSIANDLMLVLERSEDAANWGNLAMFRLAENMEALKHNFLFKGYYEDRGYLELAPFEIRERALSETYESLEERARELYELEQRLEALRQELETRQASDNASADGVSAEAAMPTEETPSSAAPPSAASSNGVPTEPPAEPTSGEGDADGL
- a CDS encoding ATP-binding cassette domain-containing protein yields the protein MLAKAKDVDQAPVTGGSPPPSDHLIVAMRNVHKAFGTKEVLRGVSVELERGTSGVILGGSGTGKSVLTKHIVGLLRPDAGEVWVKGERVDLLTGDALDRNRLAIGYLFQGGALFDSMTVYENMRFFLDRHTKMSKGEKDDRIDELLTAVKLPEKGAQYPAELSGGQKKRIGLARALILKPEIILYDEPTTGLDPVSVRVVSELIVELRDTLGISSLAITHDLLAASIITDRAHFLYDGQIAESGSLDQLKHSSHPALREFFGNEP
- a CDS encoding ABC transporter permease, with the protein product MADYDDASTEDVPSDALPEASLSQRLRDARRTRANEKILQEKSLAERATERLQASQANAYGLLDQAGDFFAFGWHFFARFWRRPFEWKELLKQMDEVGAKSFLLTGTTGFAIGIVLSMQSRGTMARFGAEMFLPSMLALSVVKEIGPVLTSLVLAGRLGAGIGAEIGSMKVSEQIDALEVAALKPYHYLVVTRVLACVIMFPIMTAMTDFLALVGGFIENSFATGMDYRIFIDEAFSSLRFVDIVVDTMKTSVFGFLVGITSCFLGYTVRGGTREVGQAAMRAVVVSSLLIILADVVIVRLSLMIFGDVSESV